From Ramlibacter tataouinensis, the proteins below share one genomic window:
- a CDS encoding galactose oxidase early set domain-containing protein: MFATRTRAGFAALFLLGLLWPVQAKPQAHQHHAHHERVQRNARHRGYLWAVGLWVLLLIGCGGGGKGGTAAEPIALEPAPASPAATAPTGTNPMAVTVPEPHPHAAVPCLDPAAEAALFKRENDLLGANHAEEHARMREVQCEVERGERAVPAQDLGKPGPVTLQEDAAAVAAADELAAGNPDVASTAGGLAASEWALQGRWSEPFIIPVVGVTAVLLHTGKVLFWSYNPDDYYKPLSSMNGVAYVWDPATRTGHSIAPPENISCAGQTLLADGRLFIAGGNLRYPDPNAPAGTQSWKGTLTAYTFNPATEAFVRQPNMRNGRWYPTTTKLSDNRVVITSGWDQNGGEIINSDVEIFTPSASPDGVGRIDFVGQHASTGLYPLQFLLPGGTMLEAGPGRRSSYLFNPADNAWSRLPDLMGDHWVNGNGIIYTDASGPTARQVVMVAGGLDILRAPTTGNEWLDGNEPAAGWKAFPRWIQPRHNSNTVILPDGKLLTMGGNAGASPYNGPVFQAEMYSTQATETTGHWQRVVPHTIQAAYHSSAILLPDATVLLSQDDMDSSAAAAAMHKAQVYSPPYLFKGARPLIVSAPAGVTYGQSFIVTTDRQVNTAVLVAPGATTHGNDMHQRAIRLPVQVLEKATLMATVPESAAMVPPGYYMLFVLDSGGIPSVASFVRVN, translated from the coding sequence ATGTTTGCGACCCGAACTCGCGCCGGGTTTGCGGCGCTCTTTCTCCTTGGTCTGCTGTGGCCCGTGCAAGCCAAGCCTCAGGCGCATCAGCATCATGCGCATCATGAGCGTGTTCAGCGCAATGCACGCCATCGCGGGTACCTCTGGGCTGTCGGCCTATGGGTGCTTCTCCTCATCGGTTGCGGTGGCGGCGGCAAGGGGGGTACTGCCGCCGAACCCATCGCCCTTGAGCCCGCACCCGCTTCACCCGCCGCCACGGCGCCGACCGGCACGAATCCCATGGCCGTCACGGTCCCGGAACCGCACCCGCACGCCGCCGTCCCCTGCCTGGATCCGGCTGCCGAGGCAGCCTTGTTCAAACGCGAAAACGACCTGCTGGGCGCCAACCACGCCGAGGAACACGCGCGCATGCGGGAGGTGCAGTGCGAGGTCGAACGCGGCGAGCGTGCGGTGCCCGCGCAGGACCTGGGCAAACCCGGGCCGGTGACGCTGCAGGAGGATGCCGCGGCAGTTGCCGCTGCAGATGAACTCGCAGCGGGCAATCCGGACGTGGCCTCGACGGCTGGCGGCCTTGCCGCCAGCGAGTGGGCGTTGCAAGGCCGTTGGAGCGAACCCTTCATCATTCCCGTCGTCGGGGTCACTGCGGTCCTGCTGCACACGGGCAAGGTGTTGTTCTGGTCGTACAACCCCGACGACTACTACAAGCCCTTGAGTTCCATGAACGGCGTGGCCTATGTCTGGGACCCGGCCACGCGCACGGGCCACTCTATCGCGCCGCCGGAAAACATCTCGTGCGCCGGGCAGACGCTGCTGGCCGACGGCAGGCTCTTCATCGCCGGCGGCAACCTGCGCTATCCCGACCCGAACGCGCCGGCCGGCACGCAGAGCTGGAAAGGAACGCTGACCGCCTACACCTTCAATCCCGCCACCGAGGCCTTCGTGCGTCAGCCGAACATGCGCAATGGACGGTGGTATCCCACCACCACCAAGCTGTCCGACAACCGCGTCGTCATCACCAGCGGCTGGGATCAGAACGGCGGCGAGATCATCAACAGCGACGTCGAGATTTTCACGCCCAGCGCGAGCCCGGACGGCGTAGGGCGCATCGACTTCGTGGGCCAGCACGCTTCGACCGGACTGTATCCCCTGCAGTTCCTGCTCCCGGGCGGAACGATGCTCGAAGCCGGTCCGGGAAGGCGCTCGAGTTACCTGTTCAATCCCGCCGACAACGCATGGAGCCGCCTGCCTGACCTGATGGGCGATCACTGGGTCAACGGCAATGGCATCATCTACACGGACGCGTCGGGCCCGACCGCCCGCCAAGTGGTGATGGTGGCCGGTGGCCTGGACATTTTGAGGGCGCCGACAACGGGCAACGAGTGGCTCGATGGCAATGAGCCGGCGGCCGGCTGGAAAGCCTTCCCGCGCTGGATCCAACCCCGGCACAACAGCAACACGGTGATCCTGCCGGACGGCAAGCTGCTCACCATGGGTGGCAACGCCGGCGCAAGCCCCTACAACGGACCTGTCTTTCAAGCAGAGATGTACTCGACCCAGGCGACGGAAACCACCGGCCACTGGCAGCGCGTTGTTCCCCATACGATCCAGGCGGCCTACCACTCCAGTGCGATCCTGCTGCCCGATGCGACAGTCCTGCTGTCGCAGGACGACATGGACTCTTCTGCCGCAGCGGCGGCCATGCACAAGGCGCAGGTGTACTCGCCGCCCTATCTCTTCAAGGGTGCGCGGCCGCTGATCGTCTCGGCGCCGGCCGGCGTGACGTACGGCCAGAGTTTCATCGTGACCACGGACCGCCAAGTCAACACCGCAGTGCTGGTGGCGCCCGGTGCCACGACGCATGGCAACGACATGCACCAACGGGCGATCCGCCTGCCTGTGCAGGTGCTCGAAAAGGCCACCCTGATGGCCACAGTGCCCGAATCGGCCGCCATGGTGCCGCCCGGCTACTACATGCTGTTCGTGTTGGACTCTGGCGGCATTCCTTCGGTAGCGAGCTTCGTGCGGGTGAACTGA
- a CDS encoding NAD(P)-dependent alcohol dehydrogenase: MSTFTAYCACEAHGQLMPKLFERRALRADDVAIEIAYCGVCHSDLHQVHNDWKNTVYPCVPGHEIVGHVAAVGPSVTMYKIGDRVAVGCLVDSCGQCDPCRAGEEQLCVKGPTATYNGKDRVTGETTLGGYADKIVVREKFVLRVPEALDLKYASPLLCAGITVWTPMREHGVGPGTKLAVVGLGGLGHMGVKIAVALGAEVTVITTSPSKADDARALGAHQVLLSTDQKAMMASLNAFDFILDTIPRRHDVNPYLMLLGRNGVLAVVGAIDLLEPVHGGLLIRNNRRLAGSLIGGLPATQELLDFCAEHQVLPQCELIAMDDINTAYTRVQANDVKYRFVIDMASMKHAQVVQ, translated from the coding sequence ATGAGCACCTTTACCGCCTACTGCGCCTGTGAAGCCCACGGCCAGCTGATGCCCAAGCTGTTCGAGCGCCGCGCACTGCGCGCCGACGATGTCGCGATTGAAATCGCCTACTGCGGCGTCTGTCACTCCGACCTGCACCAGGTGCACAACGATTGGAAGAACACCGTCTACCCCTGCGTGCCGGGTCACGAGATCGTCGGGCATGTCGCGGCGGTCGGCCCCTCGGTCACCATGTACAAGATCGGCGACCGGGTCGCGGTCGGCTGCCTGGTCGACAGCTGCGGACAGTGCGATCCCTGCCGGGCTGGCGAGGAGCAGCTCTGCGTCAAGGGGCCGACCGCCACCTACAACGGCAAGGACCGCGTGACGGGCGAGACCACCCTCGGCGGCTACGCCGACAAGATCGTGGTGCGCGAGAAGTTCGTGCTGCGCGTGCCCGAGGCGCTGGACTTGAAGTACGCCTCGCCGCTGCTGTGTGCGGGCATCACGGTGTGGACGCCCATGCGCGAGCATGGCGTGGGTCCGGGCACGAAGCTCGCCGTGGTGGGCCTGGGCGGCCTGGGCCACATGGGGGTGAAGATCGCGGTCGCGCTGGGCGCGGAAGTCACGGTCATCACTACCTCGCCCTCCAAGGCCGACGACGCCCGCGCCCTGGGCGCGCACCAGGTGCTGCTGTCCACGGACCAGAAGGCCATGATGGCTTCGCTCAATGCCTTCGACTTCATCCTCGACACCATTCCCAGGCGGCACGACGTCAACCCTTACCTGATGCTGCTGGGCCGCAACGGCGTGCTGGCCGTGGTGGGTGCGATCGACCTGCTCGAGCCGGTGCACGGCGGCCTGTTGATCCGCAACAACCGCCGCCTGGCCGGCTCGTTGATCGGCGGACTGCCCGCCACGCAGGAGCTGCTGGACTTTTGCGCCGAGCACCAGGTGCTGCCGCAGTGCGAGCTGATCGCCATGGACGACATCAACACCGCCTACACGCGCGTGCAGGCCAACGACGTGAAGTACCGCTTCGTGATCGACATGGCGTCGATGAAGCATGCGCAGGTGGTGCAGTAG
- a CDS encoding acyl-CoA reductase, protein MTNSKPIAPMIIRGQIITDHLVEVGGRGGDLAFLTPDWNRYLDKLPLGNPTKLADLYKLRFDDILDYAVELGKRLNFADNRHLQEACELSYLTAPTTPSLVKASYMGLSRVLERENIVEAVEASVGIEYLEGWVPRRLLDGTELEVRCFGARALHIVAGNAPALSLWTILRNMVLRSDAIIKAPSNDPFTALAIARTMIEMAPDHPLTKHVTVAYWKGGDTAFEERLYQPQNIEKIVAWGGFASLKHVTRYIQPGLELISLDPKRSASILGRQTFESEAAMREAAVRLASDIGALNQKGCVCARVVYAQSGTDDDGVQKLNDFGRLVYDAMLKLPNSLSTAPKRYDPGLKAEVDALRLDDEWYQVIGGRDGEGAVIVSKIPEAVSFSAMLDDRTANLVPVDSLDEVMDAVDAYTQTVGIYPEALKDELKDILPLHGAQRIVSLGYAAGMKLAAPQDAIEPMRRMGKWISNQIASPEKTPAPWLRPSIN, encoded by the coding sequence ATGACCAACTCCAAACCCATCGCCCCGATGATCATCCGCGGGCAGATCATCACCGACCACCTGGTCGAAGTGGGTGGCCGCGGCGGCGACCTCGCTTTCCTCACCCCGGATTGGAACCGCTACCTCGACAAGCTACCGCTGGGCAACCCCACGAAGCTGGCCGACCTGTACAAGCTGCGCTTCGACGACATCCTCGACTACGCGGTCGAACTCGGCAAGCGCCTCAACTTCGCGGACAACCGCCACCTGCAGGAAGCCTGCGAGCTCTCTTACCTCACGGCGCCCACCACGCCTTCGCTGGTGAAGGCCAGCTACATGGGCCTGTCGCGCGTGCTCGAGCGCGAGAACATCGTCGAGGCGGTCGAGGCCAGCGTCGGCATCGAGTACCTCGAAGGCTGGGTGCCGCGGCGGCTGCTCGACGGCACCGAGCTCGAAGTGCGCTGCTTCGGTGCACGCGCGCTGCACATCGTGGCCGGCAATGCACCGGCGCTGTCGCTGTGGACCATCCTCCGCAACATGGTGCTGCGCAGCGACGCCATCATCAAGGCGCCCTCCAACGATCCGTTCACCGCGCTGGCCATCGCCCGCACCATGATCGAGATGGCGCCGGACCACCCGCTCACGAAGCATGTGACGGTGGCCTACTGGAAGGGCGGCGACACCGCCTTCGAGGAGCGCCTGTACCAGCCGCAGAACATCGAGAAGATCGTTGCCTGGGGCGGCTTTGCCTCGCTCAAGCACGTGACGCGCTACATCCAGCCGGGGCTGGAGCTGATCTCGCTCGACCCCAAGCGCAGCGCCAGCATCCTGGGTCGCCAGACTTTCGAGAGCGAAGCGGCCATGCGCGAGGCGGCGGTGCGCCTCGCCAGCGACATCGGTGCGCTCAACCAGAAGGGCTGCGTCTGCGCACGCGTGGTTTATGCGCAGAGCGGCACCGATGATGACGGTGTGCAAAAGCTCAATGACTTCGGCCGCCTGGTGTACGACGCGATGCTGAAGCTCCCCAACAGCCTGAGCACCGCACCCAAACGCTATGACCCGGGACTCAAGGCGGAGGTCGACGCGCTACGCCTGGATGACGAGTGGTACCAGGTGATCGGCGGCAGGGACGGTGAGGGCGCCGTCATCGTGTCCAAGATTCCGGAGGCGGTCTCTTTCTCGGCCATGCTCGACGACCGTACCGCCAACCTCGTTCCGGTCGACTCGCTCGACGAGGTGATGGATGCCGTTGACGCCTACACGCAGACGGTGGGCATCTACCCCGAGGCGCTGAAGGACGAACTCAAGGACATCCTGCCGCTGCACGGCGCGCAGCGCATCGTCTCGCTCGGCTACGCGGCCGGGATGAAGCTGGCCGCGCCGCAGGACGCCATCGAGCCGATGCGCCGCATGGGCAAGTGGATCTCCAACCAGATCGCCTCGCCCGAGAAGACGCCGGCGCCCTGGCTGCGCCCTTCGATCAACTGA
- a CDS encoding TetR/AcrR family transcriptional regulator, with translation MTRPKSSAHEVRIEVPARPRKRPSQKRSVALVEALKATGRAILEREGRKALTLQDLSDRSGVAVSSIYEYFPTIESLIAAIYNDYRTEARRELLAHIDSLPSSARLFDGILSTLRYATETLQQWARIDPEFNLKSTYYEELVRLDLVKTDNFWSAVVMPALMKKFADEVLVRDPQKAAFLAHHVLLAVPRAMVLGRPQYLGEEDTPLLIARMLYALLTTPSEL, from the coding sequence ATGACGCGACCCAAGTCTTCAGCGCACGAGGTCCGCATCGAGGTGCCCGCCCGGCCGCGCAAGCGTCCGAGCCAGAAACGATCGGTGGCGCTGGTGGAGGCCCTCAAGGCCACGGGCCGGGCCATCCTCGAGCGCGAGGGCCGCAAGGCGCTGACGCTCCAGGACCTGTCCGATCGCTCGGGCGTCGCGGTCAGCTCCATCTACGAGTACTTCCCCACTATCGAGTCCCTGATCGCTGCGATCTACAACGACTACCGCACCGAGGCCCGGCGCGAATTGCTGGCGCACATCGACTCGCTGCCGTCGTCGGCACGCCTGTTCGACGGCATCCTCTCGACGCTGCGCTACGCCACCGAGACATTGCAGCAATGGGCAAGGATCGATCCCGAGTTCAACCTCAAGTCCACGTACTACGAGGAACTGGTGCGGCTGGATCTGGTCAAGACCGACAACTTCTGGTCCGCGGTGGTGATGCCGGCATTGATGAAGAAATTCGCCGATGAGGTGCTGGTGCGCGACCCGCAGAAGGCAGCGTTTCTCGCCCATCATGTGCTGCTTGCCGTGCCGCGCGCCATGGTTCTGGGCCGGCCGCAATACCTCGGCGAAGAAGACACGCCGCTGCTGATCGCGCGCATGCTGTACGCACTCCTGACCACGCCCTCCGAGTTGTAG
- a CDS encoding MFS transporter: MNHPQSTRAEMPADRAMYARISWRLMPLLLAAYVVAFLDRINVGYAQLQMKQTLAFSDAVYGLGAGIFFIGYLLFEVPSNLVLEKIGARKTLLRIMVCWGVVAMAMMFVQTPTQFYVLRFLLGAFEAGFTPGVLLYLTYWYPSARRGRMIAVFLIGAIVASTIAGPLSGAIMKFLDGHNGWHGWQWLFLVQGAPAPLLGIAAWFWLKDKPEVANWLSDEEKARLRQQLAGDQHSGSQAAHRSLGDMLRDPKVWVLSLVYVLIVAGTYAISFWTPTLIRSWGVTDMLSIGLYAAVPQLFAVVGVVLMGRSSDRCGERRWHFAAAALMAVAGLGITTVTQGHFAGSLAGLCLGVVGIASIPPIFFALTSEYLSKATVAAGIAMVSSIGNLGGAISPPVISAINAATGSNVHSMYFVMGLYLLASLIVLAAVRKRASPSLQAQAA, from the coding sequence ATGAACCACCCCCAGAGCACGAGGGCCGAAATGCCGGCCGACCGCGCGATGTACGCCCGGATCAGCTGGCGCCTGATGCCGCTGCTGCTCGCAGCCTATGTCGTCGCCTTCCTCGACCGCATCAATGTCGGCTACGCGCAGCTGCAGATGAAGCAGACCCTGGCCTTCAGCGACGCGGTCTACGGCCTGGGCGCGGGCATCTTTTTCATCGGTTACCTGCTGTTCGAAGTGCCTAGCAACCTGGTGCTGGAGAAGATCGGCGCGCGCAAGACGCTGCTGCGCATCATGGTGTGCTGGGGTGTCGTGGCGATGGCAATGATGTTCGTGCAGACGCCGACGCAGTTCTACGTGCTCCGCTTCCTGCTCGGCGCCTTCGAGGCCGGCTTCACGCCCGGCGTGCTGCTGTACCTGACCTACTGGTACCCCTCGGCGCGGCGTGGCCGGATGATCGCCGTTTTCCTGATCGGGGCCATCGTCGCCAGCACGATCGCCGGCCCGCTTTCGGGCGCCATCATGAAGTTCCTCGACGGCCACAACGGCTGGCACGGCTGGCAGTGGCTGTTCCTGGTGCAGGGGGCGCCGGCGCCGCTGCTGGGCATCGCCGCGTGGTTCTGGCTGAAGGACAAACCAGAGGTTGCCAACTGGCTGAGCGATGAAGAGAAAGCCAGGCTGCGGCAGCAACTCGCCGGCGATCAGCACTCCGGCAGCCAGGCAGCGCACCGCTCGCTGGGGGACATGCTGCGCGATCCGAAGGTATGGGTGCTGTCCCTGGTCTACGTGCTGATCGTCGCCGGCACCTATGCCATCAGCTTCTGGACGCCGACGCTGATCAGGAGCTGGGGCGTCACCGACATGCTGTCGATCGGCCTTTACGCGGCGGTGCCGCAGTTATTCGCAGTGGTCGGCGTCGTCCTGATGGGAAGAAGCTCCGACCGTTGCGGGGAGCGGCGCTGGCACTTCGCGGCCGCGGCGCTGATGGCGGTGGCCGGCTTGGGCATCACCACGGTGACCCAGGGCCACTTCGCCGGGTCGCTCGCAGGCCTCTGCCTGGGCGTGGTCGGCATCGCTTCGATTCCGCCAATTTTCTTCGCACTGACCTCGGAGTACCTGTCCAAAGCCACCGTCGCCGCCGGCATCGCGATGGTGAGCAGCATCGGCAACCTCGGGGGTGCGATCAGCCCCCCGGTCATCAGCGCGATCAATGCCGCCACCGGCAGCAACGTCC
- a CDS encoding tripartite tricarboxylate transporter substrate binding protein has translation MQQHRRRLLQQLASGASAGLLGSLGAATAWAQAAFPSRPVRVVVPFPAGGSADVIARGVSERLAKAWGQPVVVDNRPGAAGMIGADAVAKAPADGHTLLMTTTTLMQAPSLYGKAPYDPIRDLTAISELATTHLVLAAGPELPIQHVKDLPAHVARLGKALPYGTFGQGSSGHVQMEIFARAAKVPLVHVAYKGENPLVTDLLGGHVPLGTISAGSVLQHSRTGKVRPLAVAGASRSPLLPNVPTFEEAGFAGLERHGWLGLFAPAGSPAPLLERISADVNRALADPAVREHMIALGIALKGSTPLAFAEVVKADQAYWAKAIRDTGIKLD, from the coding sequence ATGCAACAGCACAGACGTCGCTTGCTGCAGCAGCTCGCTTCCGGCGCGAGCGCCGGCCTCCTGGGCAGCCTCGGCGCTGCCACGGCATGGGCCCAGGCCGCCTTTCCGAGCCGCCCGGTGCGCGTCGTCGTGCCGTTTCCGGCGGGCGGCAGCGCGGATGTGATCGCTCGCGGCGTTTCCGAGCGCCTGGCCAAGGCCTGGGGCCAGCCCGTCGTGGTGGACAACCGACCCGGCGCCGCCGGCATGATCGGGGCCGACGCGGTGGCCAAGGCACCTGCGGACGGGCACACGCTCCTGATGACCACGACGACGCTGATGCAGGCGCCCAGCCTGTACGGCAAGGCACCGTACGACCCGATCCGCGACCTCACGGCGATCAGCGAGTTGGCCACCACGCATCTCGTGCTCGCGGCCGGGCCGGAGCTGCCGATCCAGCATGTGAAGGACCTGCCCGCCCATGTCGCCAGGCTGGGCAAGGCTCTGCCGTATGGCACCTTCGGGCAGGGCTCCAGCGGACACGTGCAGATGGAGATCTTTGCCCGTGCGGCGAAGGTGCCGCTGGTGCACGTGGCGTACAAGGGAGAGAACCCGCTCGTCACCGACCTCCTGGGCGGCCATGTGCCCCTGGGCACCATCAGCGCGGGCTCGGTGCTGCAGCATTCACGCACCGGCAAGGTCCGGCCGCTGGCCGTGGCGGGTGCCTCGCGCTCACCGCTGCTGCCGAACGTGCCGACCTTCGAGGAGGCCGGCTTCGCCGGGCTGGAACGCCATGGCTGGCTCGGCCTGTTCGCGCCCGCGGGCTCGCCGGCGCCTTTGCTGGAGCGCATCAGCGCGGACGTCAACCGCGCCCTGGCCGATCCGGCGGTGCGCGAGCACATGATCGCCCTCGGCATCGCCCTCAAGGGCAGCACGCCGTTGGCGTTCGCGGAGGTGGTCAAGGCCGATCAGGCATACTGGGCAAAGGCCATCCGCGACACGGGCATCAAGCTGGACTGA